In the Geovibrio ferrireducens genome, CTCGGCAGAATCCACAGGGCGGATGCCGTTTATCTCAGCATCCTCTCCCTCAAGCCGTCCGCCGAGTTTTGCGGCGATTTCCGAAAGCTTAAGCTTTCCGCTTATTTTTTTACGTTCCATTCCTTGTTGTACCTTTCGATAACTATGTCAGTTATATCCACTTTGTCGGAAAAATACATAACGCCGGCATGCTGAAACTCAACAATAAGCTCATAGTTAAGCTCTTTTCCGAGTTTTTCAGTAATGGTAAGTACTTCTGACTCTATATCTTTAAGGTAACGCGCCTCTATTCTCTGAAGCTGGTTGGAATAGTCTTTTTTCGCGCCGTTGAACTCTCTGACAAGCCTGTTGATTTCCGCAGATTTCTTGTCTTTCGCCTCAGGAGTGAGCAGGTTTGACTGCTTCTCGAAATCATTCTGAAGTTTGGTAATCTCTTTGCTGAGTTTTTCAAGCTCTGTGTCAAACTCTGCCGCTTTGGTTTTCAGCCTATTGTAGACGGATTTGCCGGAATCCGAAGTGCTGAGCACTTTCTGAAAGTTGACGACACCAATTTTGGCAAACGCCGTACCGGACATCATAAGAACCGCTGCAACAACTAAAGCCGTAAGTTTACTCATTAAAATAGCCTCCATAATTTATAATCACAAATTTCCCATCCATGGAAATTTGTGATACACGCTCGCGCCGAATTCCATTCGGCTCCGCTACGCACGGCGCATTTCCATCCATGGAAATGTATATATATTATATGCCTTTGCTTCTTTCATAAACTTGTAATCACAAATTTTCCTTCCATGGAAAACCGCCGATTAGTTCCGGCGGTTTCTGCACCAAGCCTGCTGACAATTTGTGATACACGCTCGCGCCGAATTCCATTCGGCTCCGCTACGCACGGCGCATTTCCATCCATGGAAATGTATATATATTATATGCCTTTGCTTCTTTCATAAACTTGTAATCACAAATTTTCCTTCCATGGAAAACCGCCGATTAGTTCCGGCGGTTTCTGCACCAAGCCTGCTGACAATTTGTGATACACGCTCGCGCCGAATTCCCAACCATGGAAATGTATATATCCTATATGTTATTGATCCCCGGTCATTCTGAGGCAAAGCCGAAGAATCTCAAATCCTTGAGACTGCCGCGTCGCTCTGCTCCTCGCAGTGACGGTGCATAGTCATTGCGAGCGCCAGCGAAGCAATCTGAACACTCAGTCCCGGTATTTCAAGTCCCCTTTACACTCATCCCCCTTTGACAAAGGGGGACAGAGGGGGATTTTTATCCTTATTTGAGATCCTTCACCCTCCGGGTTCAGGATGACACCACAACCGCACAGTTCCACGGAGGGAACTGCGCCGTGCGGAGCGAAGGTTTGCTACGCAAACCGCGAGCGTGTATCACAAATCCCCACGGAAGGGGATTTGTGATTGTCATATCAGAACATACCGCCCATTGAGAATTCCCATCTACCGCCTTTTTTGCCGTCATCACGGTCAAGGGGAATGCCGTACTCTATTCTGATCGGCCCTATGGGGCTGTACCAGCGGAAGCCGATGCCCACACCCTGATAGAATTTGCCGCTGAGATAATCCTCGTCTGTATCGTTAACCTGTCCGGCATCATAGAACAAGGCTCCTTTAAAACCCTGATCAGCCGCTATGGGGAAAACAAATTCCGCGTTGAAGACGAACATTTTATTTCCGCCGTAGTCGTAACCCTCGTCATCTTTCGGAGAAATGTAGCCGTATTTGTAGCCTCTTACACTATAGATTCCGCCAAGCCTGAAACGTTCATCAATGGGAAGCCTGCCGTCACCGGTGGAGTCAAGGTAACCGCCCTCAACATGCAGGGTCCCGACAAATTTCCACCACAGCGGAATAAACTGTGTTGTTTCCGCACCTGTTTTGTAGTAGTCGTTATCGCCGCCGAGGAATCCTCCGGCATATTTATAATATACTCTGGAGATATTCCCTTCAGTGGGGTCAACGGGGTGGTTTGTTGTTCTGAAGTTGAGGATGGGCGTAAAGCTCACAGTGGTGTATTCCCCCTCCTGATCCCAGATGTATTTTGATGCATCATCATCAATATCTGAGATTTCCTCATTCTCGTAAGCAAGCTTGTACGTGGCGTAAAGCCTGCGTCCGATTACTGGGTGACCGAGCCTGAGCGCCACGCCGTCGTTGTACTTGTCGTATTCGTAGTAGCTTCTTTTAAGCTTGTAAAAATCTATACCCACAGTGATGGGTTTATCAAGGAACCACGGGTCGGTGAGTGAGATTGTGTAGTCTGTCCTTTTGCTTGCGAACTCTGCCTTAAGGTCTGTTGTGTAGCCTGAGCCGAAGAGGTTTTTCTTCTGGAGGCGGAGCATAAACATAAGTTCATCCACGGATGAATAGCCCATACCTATGCTGAAAAAGCCGGTTCTTTTATCTTTTACGCCCACGTTGAGATCCAGTGATGAATCGTCAACCCTTCTCTCGTCAAGACGCACTTCCTCAAAATAGTCGGTGAACTCTATATTTTTCTTGGAGCTCTTTATTCTGCGGCTGTCATAGATGTCGCCCTCGGCTATATCCAGCTCGCGTCTGATTACCCTGTCTTTGGTGTCGGCGTTGCCGCGGATGTTTATACGGTTGATTTTAACGAGAACGTTCTCCTCAACCCTGTATGTGACGGAAACTGTTTTATTGTCCTGATTTTCGTTTGTGACCGGCTCCACGTTGGCAAAGGCATAGCCTATTTCAGTGAAGCGGTCGGTGAGGCGTTTGATGTCGTTCTGGAACTCTTCCACATTGAACCAGTCGCCGGGTTTCAGAACGGTTACAGTTTCAAGCTCTTTGTCTGTGCGGTGTTTATTGCCGGAGAAGGCGATTGTATTTATCTTGAACCTCTCACCCTCCTCTATGCGGAAAGTAAGGGTTATGCGTTTCTTTTTATCATCACTGACAAGAACTTCCGGCTCGCCGACGCGGACTTTTATAAAGCCTTTCTTCATGTATTCGCCGCGGATCTTCTCAACATCGACTTCAATAAGCTCCTGCTTGAGTTTTCCGCTTCCGGTAAGCCATGAGAAAAAGCCCTTCTCTTTCGTGGAGAGCATTTTCATGAGTTCTTTACGGCTGAAAAAGCTGTTTCCGGAGAATACTATATCATAAATTCTCGCTTCGGGTCCCTCCTCAATTCGGAAGAACACATCCACTGCGTTGTTGTTTCGATCCTCTATATCAGCCTTAACACTGACGGAATAGTACTTCTCATCATGGTAAACACTGATAATCTTGTTTATGTTCTCCTCAATCTTGGCCCTGTCAAGGATCTGGCCTTCCATGGAGATCATGTCTTCCCTTATGTAGGTTTCCCTGACATTGATGTTCCCTTCGAGGTAAACCTTGTTTACATAAGGCTTTTCCTTGATCATGTACACGAGAGTGAGCTTGTCGTCATCCACTCGCATATCAACCTGAACATCCACAACAAGATCCGTTGCGAAGATCTCCTTGATGCTGGCGCTGACTTTGTTCATGTCGAACTCTTCACCCGCCTTGACAGTGTATCTGAGGAATGTTTCGGAAGGAACGCGTCTGTTTCCTTCTATCTTGATGAGGTCTATTACTGCAGCGTAGGAGTTTGCCGCAAAGGTTAAAATGAGTGCACTAAAAAAAAAATTAATAAATAGCTTTTTCAAATTCATATCCCGCCCAGCCGCTTAATTATTTCCTTAACACGCTCGTGTTTGAGTCTCGTCATGCTCTTGTTTCCGATAAGCCTTGCCGTGGATTCAAGCATGGTCTCAATAACCTCAAGCCCGTTTTTTTTCAGAGTCTGCCCCGTGGACACCAGGTCAACTATCATATCAGAAAGACCTACAATGGGTGCAAGCTCAATGGAACCGTACAGCTTTATAGTTTCTACAAAAATACCTTTCTTCGCGAAGAAGTCTTTGGTCATCTTAGGGTACTTGGTGGCGACAACCATAT is a window encoding:
- a CDS encoding OmpH family outer membrane protein → MSKLTALVVAAVLMMSGTAFAKIGVVNFQKVLSTSDSGKSVYNRLKTKAAEFDTELEKLSKEITKLQNDFEKQSNLLTPEAKDKKSAEINRLVREFNGAKKDYSNQLQRIEARYLKDIESEVLTITEKLGKELNYELIVEFQHAGVMYFSDKVDITDIVIERYNKEWNVKK
- the bamA gene encoding outer membrane protein assembly factor BamA — protein: MKKLFINFFFSALILTFAANSYAAVIDLIKIEGNRRVPSETFLRYTVKAGEEFDMNKVSASIKEIFATDLVVDVQVDMRVDDDKLTLVYMIKEKPYVNKVYLEGNINVRETYIREDMISMEGQILDRAKIEENINKIISVYHDEKYYSVSVKADIEDRNNNAVDVFFRIEEGPEARIYDIVFSGNSFFSRKELMKMLSTKEKGFFSWLTGSGKLKQELIEVDVEKIRGEYMKKGFIKVRVGEPEVLVSDDKKKRITLTFRIEEGERFKINTIAFSGNKHRTDKELETVTVLKPGDWFNVEEFQNDIKRLTDRFTEIGYAFANVEPVTNENQDNKTVSVTYRVEENVLVKINRINIRGNADTKDRVIRRELDIAEGDIYDSRRIKSSKKNIEFTDYFEEVRLDERRVDDSSLDLNVGVKDKRTGFFSIGMGYSSVDELMFMLRLQKKNLFGSGYTTDLKAEFASKRTDYTISLTDPWFLDKPITVGIDFYKLKRSYYEYDKYNDGVALRLGHPVIGRRLYATYKLAYENEEISDIDDDASKYIWDQEGEYTTVSFTPILNFRTTNHPVDPTEGNISRVYYKYAGGFLGGDNDYYKTGAETTQFIPLWWKFVGTLHVEGGYLDSTGDGRLPIDERFRLGGIYSVRGYKYGYISPKDDEGYDYGGNKMFVFNAEFVFPIAADQGFKGALFYDAGQVNDTDEDYLSGKFYQGVGIGFRWYSPIGPIRIEYGIPLDRDDGKKGGRWEFSMGGMF